A window of Lysobacter terrestris contains these coding sequences:
- a CDS encoding ABC transporter permease: MLGYYFNLALRSFRRNKVLTALMVLAIALGIGAAMTTLTVYHVLSGDPLPGKSQTLFYPQIDPRTNQEFRPGEDPPDQLTRLDAEALLKAKRGDRQALMTGGGVAVQPQRADLLPFSADARYTSADFFPMFDVPFLYGSGWNAAADEARARDVVVSRALNEKVFGGGNSVGKTLRLDGTDFRVVGVLDKWRPVPKFYDLNSSRHGYGESEQLFLPFSTSRDLDLARSGNMNCYDNRVEGLKPTDVGAPCVWMQFWVQLDTPQKARDYQAFLENYSDQQRAAGRFQRPNNVQMRDLMGFLRDQKVVPDDVNLQMWLAFGFLLVCLLNTVGLLLAKFMRRSAEIGVRRALGASRGAIFAQCLIEAVSVGLVGGVLGLGLAVLGLWAVRQQPVEHAALAHLDPTMLATTFALAVVASLFAGALPAWRACQVTPAIQLKTQ; this comes from the coding sequence ATGCTTGGCTACTACTTCAACCTCGCCCTGCGCAGCTTCAGGCGCAACAAGGTGCTGACCGCGCTGATGGTGCTTGCCATCGCGCTGGGCATCGGCGCGGCGATGACCACGCTCACCGTCTACCACGTGCTGTCCGGCGATCCGCTGCCGGGCAAGAGCCAGACGCTGTTCTATCCGCAGATCGATCCGCGCACCAACCAGGAGTTCCGCCCGGGCGAAGACCCGCCGGACCAGCTGACGCGGCTGGACGCCGAGGCGCTGCTGAAGGCCAAGCGCGGCGACCGCCAGGCGCTGATGACCGGCGGCGGCGTGGCCGTGCAGCCGCAGCGCGCGGACCTGCTGCCGTTCTCCGCCGATGCGCGCTACACCAGCGCCGACTTCTTCCCGATGTTCGACGTGCCGTTCCTGTACGGCAGCGGCTGGAACGCCGCCGCGGACGAGGCGCGCGCACGCGACGTGGTGGTCTCCAGGGCGCTCAACGAGAAGGTGTTCGGCGGTGGCAACAGCGTCGGCAAGACCCTGCGCCTGGACGGCACCGACTTCCGCGTCGTCGGCGTGCTCGACAAGTGGCGCCCGGTGCCGAAGTTCTACGACCTCAACAGCAGCCGCCACGGCTACGGCGAATCCGAGCAGCTGTTCCTGCCGTTCTCGACCTCGCGCGACCTCGACCTGGCCCGCAGCGGCAACATGAACTGCTACGACAACCGCGTCGAAGGCCTGAAGCCCACCGACGTCGGCGCGCCCTGCGTGTGGATGCAGTTCTGGGTGCAGCTGGACACGCCGCAGAAGGCGCGCGACTACCAGGCGTTCCTCGAGAACTACTCCGACCAGCAACGCGCCGCCGGCCGCTTCCAGCGCCCGAACAACGTGCAGATGCGCGACCTGATGGGCTTCCTGCGCGACCAGAAAGTCGTGCCCGACGACGTCAACCTGCAGATGTGGCTGGCGTTCGGCTTCCTGCTGGTGTGCCTGCTCAACACCGTCGGCCTGCTGCTGGCGAAGTTCATGCGGCGCTCGGCGGAGATCGGCGTGCGCCGCGCCCTGGGTGCATCGCGCGGCGCGATCTTCGCGCAGTGCCTGATCGAAGCGGTGTCGGTCGGCCTGGTCGGCGGCGTGCTCGGCCTGGGCCTGGCGGTGCTCGGCCTGTGGGCCGTGCGCCAGCAGCCGGTCGAGCACGCCGCGCTCGCCCACCTCGACCCGACGATGCTGGCGACCACCTTCGCGCTCGCCGTGGTCGCCAGCCTGTTCGCCGGCGCCCTGCCCGCGTGGCGGGCGTGCCAGGTCACGCCCGCCATCCAGCTCAAGACCCAGTGA
- a CDS encoding efflux RND transporter periplasmic adaptor subunit has translation MSIRDTSAQDRPLHGDSTSASARTLAPRRRRMLVAGVGAAGLVVVVGWLLAGWTAGARSFDASRLRIASVTRGDLVRDISADGRVIAANSPTLYAIAGGTVTLQVVAGDRVKKDQALAEIDSPELRSRLAQEQAALAGLEAESSRAVLDAQITRANARKLFDQAQIDRQAAQRDLERNQRAFEGGAVAQIDVARSQDTLKKADLGLASARNEYGLLGQGAGLDMRNKRLLADRQRAVVTELQRQVDALTLRAPFDGQVGQVMVAQRQNVAINAAVLSVVDLSVFEVEIKVPESFARDLAIGMPAQVTGPSGTLAAEISAVSPEVVNGEVTGRLRFKNQQPPALRQNQRMSVRILLDTRRNVLMVERGPFLEQGGGNSAWVMDGSSAVKRPVRTGASSLGAVEILGGAKEGDRIVVSGADGFGESEKVRITGE, from the coding sequence ATGAGCATCCGCGACACCTCCGCCCAGGACCGGCCCCTCCACGGCGACAGCACCAGCGCTTCCGCCCGCACGCTGGCGCCGCGCCGCCGTCGCATGCTGGTCGCGGGCGTGGGCGCCGCCGGCCTGGTCGTCGTGGTCGGCTGGCTGCTGGCAGGCTGGACCGCCGGCGCGCGCTCCTTCGATGCCTCGCGCCTGCGCATCGCCAGCGTGACCCGCGGCGACCTGGTCCGCGACATCTCCGCCGACGGCCGCGTGATCGCCGCCAACAGCCCGACCCTGTACGCGATCGCCGGCGGCACGGTGACCCTGCAGGTCGTCGCCGGCGACCGGGTGAAGAAGGACCAGGCGCTCGCCGAGATCGACAGCCCCGAGCTGCGCAGCCGGCTCGCGCAGGAACAGGCCGCGCTCGCCGGGCTGGAGGCCGAATCCAGCCGCGCCGTGCTCGACGCGCAGATCACCCGCGCCAACGCCCGCAAGCTGTTCGACCAGGCGCAGATCGACCGCCAGGCCGCTCAGCGCGACCTGGAGCGCAACCAGCGCGCCTTCGAAGGCGGCGCCGTGGCGCAGATCGACGTGGCGCGCTCGCAGGACACGCTGAAGAAGGCCGACCTCGGCCTGGCCAGCGCCCGCAACGAATACGGCCTGCTCGGCCAGGGCGCCGGCCTGGACATGCGCAACAAGCGCCTGCTCGCCGATCGCCAGCGCGCGGTGGTGACCGAACTGCAGCGCCAGGTCGACGCGCTGACCCTGCGCGCGCCGTTCGACGGCCAGGTCGGCCAGGTGATGGTCGCGCAGCGCCAGAACGTCGCGATCAACGCAGCGGTGCTGAGCGTGGTCGACCTGTCGGTGTTCGAAGTCGAGATCAAGGTGCCCGAGAGCTTCGCCCGCGACCTCGCCATCGGCATGCCGGCACAGGTCACCGGCCCCAGCGGCACGCTCGCCGCGGAGATCTCCGCGGTGTCGCCGGAAGTGGTGAACGGCGAAGTCACCGGCCGCCTGCGCTTCAAGAACCAGCAACCGCCCGCGCTGCGCCAGAACCAGCGCATGAGCGTGCGCATCCTGCTCGACACGCGTCGCAACGTGCTGATGGTCGAGCGTGGTCCGTTCCTCGAACAGGGCGGCGGCAACAGCGCCTGGGTGATGGACGGCAGCAGCGCGGTGAAGCGTCCGGTCCGCACCGGCGCCAGCAGCCTGGGCGCGGTCGAGATCCTCGGCGGCGCGAAGGAAGGCGATCGCATCGTGGTGTCCGGCGCCGACGGCTTCGGCGAATCCGAAAAAGTCCGCATCACTGGAGAATGA
- the glmS gene encoding glutamine--fructose-6-phosphate transaminase (isomerizing): MCGIVGAIANRDVVPVLIEGLKRLEYRGYDSAGIAVVDGAGAASEVRRVRRTGRVAEMENAAQAEQFSARLGIGHTRWATHGGVTEANAHPHISHGVALVHNGIIENHEEQRERLRQLGYVFESQTDTEVIAHLIHHHLQGGDDLLGALQATVRELHGAYALAVVSRKEPERLVAARMGCPLLVGLGEGENFVASDVSAIVQATRRVIFLEEGDTAEVSRDAVRIFDGEGRAIERDVHVSDVSLASLELGPYRHFMQKEIHEQPRAIADTIEAVMDNNAFSAELFGAGAEAVLCDIEAVQILACGTSYYAGLTARYWIEAITGLPCAVDIASEYRYRSVVANPKQLVVTISQSGETLDTMEALKYAKSFGQDRTLSICNVPESAIPRASRLVYYTRAGAEIGVASTKAFTTQLVALFTLTCTLAKLRGRLDATQEARYLEDLRQLPGSVQHALNLEPQIVSWSERFAPKQHALFLGRGVHYPIALEGALKLKEISYIHAEAYPAGELKHGPLALVDSDMPVVVIAPNDSLLEKVKSNIQEVRARGGEMFVFADADSQFGESEQVHVIRTPRHVGVLSPIVHAIPVQLLAYHAALARGTDVDKPRNLAKSVTVE, encoded by the coding sequence ATGTGCGGCATTGTTGGTGCTATCGCGAATCGCGACGTCGTCCCCGTCCTGATCGAAGGCCTCAAGCGCCTGGAATACCGCGGTTACGACTCCGCCGGCATCGCCGTCGTCGATGGCGCGGGCGCGGCGAGCGAAGTGCGCCGCGTGCGCCGCACCGGCCGCGTCGCGGAGATGGAGAACGCCGCTCAGGCCGAGCAGTTCAGCGCCCGCCTCGGCATCGGCCATACCCGCTGGGCCACCCACGGCGGCGTCACCGAAGCCAACGCGCACCCGCACATCAGCCACGGTGTCGCGCTGGTGCACAACGGCATCATCGAGAACCACGAAGAGCAGCGCGAACGCCTGCGCCAGCTCGGCTACGTGTTCGAATCGCAGACCGATACCGAAGTCATCGCCCACCTCATCCACCACCACCTGCAGGGCGGCGACGACCTGCTCGGTGCGCTGCAGGCCACGGTGCGCGAACTGCACGGCGCCTACGCGCTCGCCGTGGTCAGCCGCAAGGAACCCGAGCGCCTGGTCGCCGCGCGCATGGGCTGCCCGCTGCTGGTCGGCCTCGGCGAGGGCGAGAACTTCGTCGCCAGCGACGTGTCCGCGATCGTGCAGGCCACGCGTCGGGTGATCTTCCTCGAGGAAGGCGACACCGCCGAAGTCAGCCGCGATGCGGTGCGCATCTTCGACGGCGAAGGCCGCGCGATCGAACGCGACGTGCACGTGTCGGACGTGTCGCTGGCGTCGCTGGAGCTGGGCCCGTACCGCCACTTCATGCAGAAGGAAATCCACGAGCAGCCGCGCGCCATCGCCGACACCATCGAGGCGGTGATGGACAACAACGCCTTCTCGGCCGAGCTGTTCGGCGCGGGCGCCGAAGCGGTGCTGTGCGACATCGAGGCGGTGCAGATCCTTGCCTGCGGCACCAGCTATTACGCCGGGCTGACCGCGCGCTACTGGATCGAGGCGATCACCGGCCTGCCCTGCGCCGTCGACATCGCCAGCGAGTACCGCTACCGCAGCGTGGTGGCGAACCCGAAGCAGCTGGTCGTCACCATTTCGCAGTCGGGCGAGACCCTCGACACGATGGAGGCTCTGAAGTACGCCAAGTCGTTCGGCCAGGACCGCACGCTGTCGATCTGCAACGTGCCCGAGAGCGCGATCCCGCGCGCCAGCCGCCTCGTCTACTACACCCGCGCCGGCGCCGAGATCGGCGTCGCCTCGACCAAGGCCTTCACCACCCAGCTGGTTGCGCTGTTCACCCTGACCTGCACCCTGGCCAAGCTGCGCGGGCGCCTGGACGCGACGCAGGAAGCGCGCTACCTCGAGGACCTGCGCCAGCTGCCCGGCAGCGTGCAGCACGCGCTGAACCTGGAACCGCAGATCGTGTCGTGGTCCGAGCGTTTCGCGCCGAAGCAGCATGCGCTGTTCCTCGGCCGCGGCGTGCACTACCCGATCGCCCTGGAAGGTGCGCTCAAGCTCAAGGAGATCTCCTACATCCACGCCGAGGCCTACCCGGCCGGTGAGCTCAAGCACGGCCCGCTCGCGCTGGTCGACAGCGACATGCCGGTGGTGGTGATCGCGCCGAACGACTCGCTGCTGGAGAAGGTGAAGTCGAACATCCAGGAGGTGCGCGCGCGCGGCGGCGAGATGTTCGTGTTCGCCGACGCCGACAGCCAGTTCGGCGAGTCCGAGCAGGTGCACGTGATCCGCACCCCGCGCCACGTCGGCGTGCTGTCGCCGATCGTGCACGCGATCCCGGTGCAGCTGCTCGCCTACCACGCCGCCCTGGCACGCGGCACCGACGTCGACAAGCCGCGCAACCTGGCCAAGTCGGTCACGGTGGAGTGA
- a CDS encoding sigma-54-dependent transcriptional regulator has protein sequence MPTILVIDDNPSVATALETLFSLHDLDTRSVTSPADGLALLARESFDLVVQDMNFHADTTSGEEGVELFARIRAAHPDLPVILLTAWTHLESAVDLVKAGAADYLAKPWDDRKLLATVNNLLELSQAKQELARHRSSGQRRRDALEREFDLRGLVYADPASEAALSLACQVARSELPVLVTGPNGAGKEKYAEIIHANSAVKGGPFVALNCGALPGELIEAELFGAEAGAYTGANRAREGKFEAADGGTLFLDEIGTLPLAGQVKLLRVLETGRFERLGGNRERAVKVRVISATNADLSALIAAGQFREDLYYRLNAIEVRLHPLAQRADDILPLARHFLPPGKQLDADAEHALLAHGWPGNVRELRNTIQRASLLARGTKIGVADLGLPAAPARVVAAGNGGDEPDRASIEAALARAGGVVAQAANDLGLSRQALYRRLERLGIDRP, from the coding sequence ATGCCCACGATCCTTGTCATCGACGACAACCCCTCGGTCGCCACGGCGCTGGAGACGCTGTTCTCCCTGCACGACCTCGACACGCGTTCGGTCACCTCGCCCGCGGACGGCCTCGCCCTGCTTGCGCGCGAATCCTTCGACCTGGTCGTGCAGGACATGAACTTCCACGCCGACACCACGTCCGGCGAGGAAGGCGTGGAGCTGTTCGCGCGCATCCGCGCCGCGCACCCGGACCTGCCGGTGATCCTGCTGACCGCATGGACGCACCTGGAATCCGCGGTGGACCTGGTGAAAGCCGGCGCCGCCGATTACCTGGCCAAGCCCTGGGACGACCGCAAGCTGCTGGCGACGGTCAACAACCTGCTCGAACTGTCGCAGGCGAAGCAGGAACTGGCCCGTCATCGCAGCAGCGGCCAGCGGCGACGCGATGCGCTCGAACGCGAATTCGACCTGCGCGGCCTGGTCTATGCCGACCCCGCCAGCGAAGCCGCGCTGTCGCTGGCCTGCCAGGTGGCGCGTTCGGAGCTGCCGGTGCTGGTCACCGGACCGAACGGCGCCGGCAAGGAGAAGTACGCGGAAATCATCCACGCCAATTCGGCGGTGAAGGGCGGTCCCTTCGTCGCGCTCAACTGCGGCGCGCTGCCGGGCGAGCTGATCGAAGCCGAACTGTTCGGCGCCGAGGCCGGCGCCTACACCGGCGCCAACCGTGCGCGCGAAGGCAAGTTCGAAGCCGCCGACGGCGGCACCCTGTTCCTCGACGAGATCGGCACGCTGCCGCTCGCTGGCCAGGTGAAGCTGTTGCGCGTGCTGGAGACGGGCCGCTTCGAACGCCTCGGCGGCAACCGCGAACGCGCGGTGAAGGTGCGCGTGATCAGCGCGACCAATGCCGACCTGTCCGCGTTGATCGCCGCGGGCCAGTTCCGCGAGGACCTGTACTACCGCCTCAACGCGATCGAGGTGCGCCTGCACCCGCTGGCGCAACGCGCCGACGACATCCTCCCGCTCGCGCGGCACTTCCTGCCGCCGGGTAAGCAGCTCGACGCCGATGCCGAACACGCCCTGCTCGCGCACGGCTGGCCGGGCAACGTGCGCGAACTGCGCAACACCATCCAGCGCGCATCGCTGCTGGCGCGCGGCACGAAGATCGGCGTGGCCGACCTCGGCCTGCCCGCGGCGCCGGCGCGCGTGGTCGCGGCCGGCAACGGCGGCGACGAACCCGATCGCGCCAGCATCGAGGCGGCGCTGGCGCGTGCCGGCGGCGTGGTCGCGCAGGCGGCGAACGACCTGGGCCTGTCGCGGCAGGCGCTGTACCGGCGCCTGGAACGACTCGGCATCGACCGGCCATGA
- a CDS encoding ABC transporter ATP-binding protein → MLHMQAVTKVYRTELVETHALRSLDLHVREGEFVAVTGPSGSGKTTFLNIAGLLEEFTGGTYTLDGHDVRGLSDDARSKLRNHKIGFIFQSFNLIPDLNLFDNVDVPLRYRGFAAAERKQRIEQALGQVGLGSRMKHYPAELSGGQQQRAAIARALAGTPRLLLADEPTGNLDSQMARGVMELLEEINAAGTTIVMVTHDPELAARAQRNVHIVDGMATDISVESSLMRARDLAAATVESN, encoded by the coding sequence ATGCTGCACATGCAAGCCGTCACCAAGGTCTACCGCACCGAACTCGTCGAAACCCACGCCCTGCGTTCGCTCGACCTGCACGTGCGCGAGGGCGAGTTCGTCGCCGTCACCGGGCCGTCGGGCTCGGGCAAGACGACGTTCCTCAACATCGCCGGCCTGCTCGAGGAATTCACCGGCGGCACCTACACCCTGGACGGCCATGACGTGCGCGGTCTGTCGGACGATGCACGCAGCAAGCTGCGCAACCACAAGATCGGTTTCATCTTCCAGAGCTTCAACCTGATCCCCGACCTCAACCTGTTCGACAACGTCGACGTGCCGCTGCGCTATCGCGGCTTCGCCGCTGCCGAGCGCAAGCAGCGCATCGAGCAGGCGCTGGGCCAGGTCGGCCTGGGTTCGCGCATGAAGCACTACCCGGCCGAGCTGTCCGGTGGCCAGCAGCAGCGCGCGGCGATCGCGCGCGCACTGGCCGGCACGCCGCGGCTGCTGCTCGCCGACGAACCGACCGGCAACCTCGACTCGCAGATGGCGCGCGGGGTGATGGAACTGCTGGAGGAGATCAACGCCGCCGGCACCACCATCGTCATGGTCACCCACGATCCGGAGCTGGCCGCGCGCGCGCAACGCAACGTGCATATCGTCGACGGCATGGCGACCGACATTTCGGTCGAATCGAGCCTGATGCGTGCCCGCGACCTGGCGGCCGCCACCGTCGAATCGAACTGA
- a CDS encoding four helix bundle protein has protein sequence MKSYRELEVWREAIDLVGSIYALSSRFPSDERFGLTAQLRRAAVSVPSNIAEGHARSSTRDFLRFLSISLGSLAELETQLVIAHRLGFADDHEFDRILFDANRVGRMMRGLTKSLNTRLQPVPSP, from the coding sequence ATGAAAAGCTATCGGGAACTGGAAGTCTGGCGCGAGGCCATCGATCTGGTGGGATCCATCTACGCGTTGTCCTCGCGCTTTCCATCCGATGAGCGCTTTGGTTTGACCGCCCAACTTCGGCGGGCAGCGGTTTCAGTGCCATCGAACATTGCGGAAGGGCATGCACGCTCAAGCACACGCGACTTTCTCCGGTTCCTTTCAATCAGCCTTGGATCACTAGCCGAACTGGAAACACAGCTGGTGATCGCCCACCGACTCGGGTTTGCCGACGATCACGAGTTCGATCGGATACTGTTTGACGCCAACCGCGTCGGCAGGATGATGCGAGGGCTGACGAAGTCACTGAACACCCGGCTGCAACCAGTCCCCAGCCCCTAA
- a CDS encoding GNAT family N-acetyltransferase has product MNDVVIRAIEPRDRAAWEPLWAGYNTFYGRSGANALPAVITESTWQRFFDPAEPVHALVAECGDRLVGLAHYLFHRSTIQIQPSCYLQDLYTVEQSRGLGVGRNLILAVYERATSAGSPRVYWQTHESNHTAMRLYDQVAERSGFVVYRKMF; this is encoded by the coding sequence ATGAACGACGTGGTGATCCGCGCGATCGAGCCGCGCGACCGCGCCGCGTGGGAACCGTTGTGGGCGGGATACAACACGTTCTATGGCCGCTCCGGTGCGAATGCGTTGCCGGCGGTCATTACCGAAAGTACGTGGCAGCGTTTCTTCGATCCCGCGGAACCGGTGCATGCGCTGGTCGCCGAATGCGGTGATCGACTCGTCGGTCTCGCGCACTATCTCTTCCATCGCAGCACGATCCAGATCCAGCCGAGTTGCTACCTGCAGGATCTGTATACCGTGGAGCAGTCGCGCGGCTTGGGTGTCGGCCGCAATTTGATCCTGGCCGTGTACGAGCGCGCTACGTCCGCGGGATCGCCGCGGGTCTATTGGCAGACGCATGAGAGCAACCACACGGCGATGCGGCTCTACGACCAGGTGGCGGAGCGTTCGGGTTTCGTCGTCTATCGCAAGATGTTCTAG
- a CDS encoding ABC transporter permease has product MELRPILSTLRRHKTAAALIVLEIALSCAIICNAVFLIRERIARIEMPSGVAEREAVIVNLTGIGTNQNAAALTREDLAALRSIPGVSAAASTNEVPFGNSSWNSGVTLAPEQTESTLNATTYLDSGELIQALGVKLAAGRGFNADEYVDYDPDKGFEEAGTGVAIISREVATKLYPGKSAVGQVFYLGDDKPITVVGVVDTLLRPYFGPKEMLPGHSIVLPVRMPYDVGGYYVLRTTPDQRERVLKDAVKVLEKNSPNRIILEQKSQEQYRNEFFQQDRSMVWLLIAVCIALLVVTALGIVGLASFWVQQRTKQIGVRRALGATRGQILRYFQTENFLLATLGIVIGMIGAYGINQLLMSAYELPRLPALYLPIGALVLWGLGQVSVFGPARRAASVPPAVATRSV; this is encoded by the coding sequence ATGGAACTCCGCCCCATCCTTTCGACCCTGCGCCGGCACAAGACCGCCGCCGCACTGATCGTGCTCGAGATCGCCCTGAGCTGCGCGATCATCTGCAACGCCGTGTTCCTGATCCGCGAACGCATCGCCCGCATCGAGATGCCCAGCGGCGTGGCCGAGCGCGAAGCGGTGATCGTCAACCTCACCGGCATCGGCACCAACCAGAACGCGGCGGCGCTCACCCGCGAGGACCTCGCCGCGCTGCGGTCGATTCCCGGCGTGAGCGCGGCGGCATCGACCAACGAAGTGCCGTTCGGCAATTCCTCGTGGAACAGCGGCGTCACCCTCGCCCCGGAGCAGACCGAGTCGACGCTCAACGCGACGACTTACCTGGACAGCGGCGAACTGATCCAGGCCCTGGGCGTGAAGCTGGCGGCCGGGCGCGGTTTCAACGCCGACGAGTACGTCGACTACGATCCCGACAAGGGCTTCGAGGAAGCCGGCACCGGCGTCGCGATCATCAGCCGCGAGGTCGCCACCAAGCTGTACCCGGGCAAGAGCGCGGTGGGCCAGGTCTTCTACCTGGGCGACGACAAGCCGATCACCGTGGTCGGCGTGGTCGACACGCTGCTGCGGCCGTACTTCGGCCCGAAGGAAATGCTGCCCGGCCACTCGATCGTGCTGCCGGTGCGCATGCCCTACGACGTCGGCGGCTACTACGTGCTGCGTACCACGCCCGATCAGCGCGAGCGCGTGCTCAAGGACGCGGTGAAGGTGCTGGAGAAGAACAGCCCGAACCGCATCATCCTCGAGCAGAAATCGCAGGAGCAGTACCGCAACGAGTTCTTCCAGCAGGACCGCTCGATGGTGTGGCTGCTGATCGCCGTGTGCATCGCCCTGCTGGTGGTCACCGCGCTGGGCATCGTCGGCCTGGCCAGCTTCTGGGTGCAGCAGCGCACCAAGCAGATCGGCGTGCGCCGCGCGCTGGGCGCGACCAGGGGACAGATCCTGCGCTACTTCCAGACCGAGAACTTCCTGCTCGCCACGCTCGGCATCGTGATCGGCATGATCGGCGCGTACGGCATCAACCAGTTGCTGATGAGTGCCTACGAACTGCCGCGCCTGCCCGCGCTGTACCTGCCGATCGGTGCACTGGTGCTGTGGGGCCTGGGCCAGGTGTCGGTGTTCGGCCCGGCGCGCCGCGCGGCCTCGGTGCCGCCGGCCGTCGCCACGCGTAGCGTTTAA
- a CDS encoding sensor histidine kinase: MNRWRQRLPLSLVFAAIALAYMALAVAIALLLARWLGNPWLAGGVAVAALLPLLVYHVRRAFAPMNSLFRALAGTVASYRDGDFGFGLSWRGGGDLGQLVASHNELGDALREQRLSLVQRELLLDTMVQNTPVAMLLVDPARRIVLGNIAARKLLGEGKRLEGRAFDEIMAQAPDAMREAFERGGDGMFTVGDINEFDNGSEDIYHLARRHFRLNGRRHELVLLRQLTAELRRQEVQTWKKVIRVISHELNNSLAPIASLAHSGAELLRRGQLERLPTALATIEDRARHLEGFIRDYARFAKMPSPRLESVPWPRFVAQLRSQVDFVYDGPESPDAIARIDVAQLEQALINLLKNAHESGSQPEDVALSLRRLPEAWRVDVLDRGSGMNEAVLANALLPFYSTKRHGTGLGLALAREIAEAHGGRIALLNREGGGLCVSLVLPA, encoded by the coding sequence ATGAATCGCTGGCGGCAGCGGCTGCCATTGAGCCTGGTGTTCGCCGCGATCGCGCTGGCGTACATGGCGCTGGCGGTGGCGATCGCCCTGTTGCTGGCGCGCTGGCTCGGCAATCCGTGGCTGGCGGGCGGCGTCGCCGTCGCGGCGCTGCTGCCACTGCTCGTCTACCACGTGCGCCGCGCGTTCGCGCCGATGAATTCGCTGTTCCGCGCGCTGGCCGGCACGGTGGCGAGTTATCGCGACGGCGACTTCGGCTTCGGCCTGTCCTGGCGCGGTGGCGGCGATCTCGGCCAGCTCGTCGCCAGCCACAACGAGCTAGGCGACGCGCTGCGCGAACAGCGGCTGTCGCTGGTACAGCGCGAGCTGCTGCTCGACACCATGGTGCAGAACACGCCGGTGGCAATGCTGCTGGTGGATCCGGCGCGGCGCATCGTCCTGGGCAACATCGCCGCGCGCAAACTGCTGGGCGAAGGCAAGCGCCTGGAAGGCCGCGCCTTCGACGAGATCATGGCGCAGGCGCCCGATGCGATGCGTGAAGCGTTCGAGCGCGGTGGCGACGGCATGTTCACCGTCGGTGACATCAACGAGTTCGATAACGGCAGCGAGGACATCTACCACCTCGCCCGCCGCCACTTCCGCCTCAACGGCCGCCGCCACGAGCTGGTCCTGCTGCGCCAGCTCACCGCCGAGCTGCGCCGGCAGGAAGTGCAGACGTGGAAGAAGGTGATCCGCGTGATCAGCCACGAACTCAACAATTCGCTGGCGCCGATCGCCTCGCTGGCGCACTCCGGCGCGGAACTGCTGCGCCGCGGCCAGCTCGAACGCCTGCCCACCGCGCTGGCGACCATCGAGGATCGCGCGCGGCACCTGGAAGGCTTCATCCGCGACTACGCGCGTTTCGCCAAGATGCCGTCGCCGCGGCTGGAGTCGGTGCCGTGGCCGCGCTTCGTCGCGCAGCTGCGTTCGCAGGTGGACTTCGTCTACGACGGCCCAGAATCGCCCGACGCGATCGCGCGCATCGACGTCGCCCAGCTGGAGCAGGCGCTGATCAACCTGCTCAAGAACGCGCACGAATCCGGCTCGCAGCCGGAGGACGTGGCGCTGTCGCTGCGGCGCCTGCCGGAAGCCTGGCGCGTCGACGTGCTCGACCGCGGCAGCGGCATGAACGAGGCGGTGCTGGCCAACGCGCTGCTGCCGTTCTACTCGACCAAGCGCCATGGTACCGGCCTGGGCCTCGCGCTCGCGCGCGAGATCGCCGAAGCCCACGGCGGCCGCATCGCCCTGCTCAACCGCGAAGGCGGCGGGCTGTGCGTGTCGCTGGTGTTGCCGGCGTAA